Within the Zea mays cultivar B73 chromosome 10, Zm-B73-REFERENCE-NAM-5.0, whole genome shotgun sequence genome, the region GGGTATATGTAGAAGGAAATGGACTTCGGGTCATTTCAACACTTGGATAAGTTATAATTTACCTTAACAATGTATCAAAACTATTTAGACTAACTGGAGAGCTTATATTTAGAATATGGAGTTTTGAGGGTCAGTTGAAGCAAAATCTTGGTAGAAATGCGATTTAGAAGATCAAATGAGCAAAGGGATATGACTTAGAGTGTTTGGATAGACTCAGGATATATTTATCTAGGTCAGAGAAGCGCCCAAGACACCAGCTAAATAAATCCAAGCAAATAGAGCCAAAGTTAGAAAAAATCAATCTACACTGAGTGCACTGGACCTATCTGGTGTGACACCGAATGTGTCACTAGACAATGCACTCAGAGAGCTCACTTTCTTTGCACCTTGGAGTTTGGCACACTGGTGTTgtctagtgtgccaccggacGTCTCACTAGATGGGCACGTCGAGAGCATGTAATTTGAACCAAGGCAGTGGGCACAACAGACGTATCAAGTGTGCCACCGAGGGCACATCGGATGTACAATAAACCCAACAGTTGGCAACAGAAAGGACCAATGGTCGACTGACGTGGCGGGTTCCGATGTGCCACTGGACATGTTTGGTACACACTGATAGGCTGATAATCTGACAACTTACCCAACGGATACTAACCGAGCAGATGAACAATGGCgtattcggtgtgccaccggacgtgTCCAATGTGACCAAAATCTATGCTATTTTGGTATTGGACTTCAAATAGCTATATGGCTTTGCGAGCCTATAAATATGAGTCCAACTAGTGATACAATGTCTATGAGCTAAGATTCTTGAGAATCAAAGCATACAATCTATAACAACATCTCCAAGTCCCTCATGTGATCCAAGTGCCTCAAATTGTGTAGTGTGCTTATAGATAGCGAGACAATTGTGTGATAGAGCACTTGTGTTTGAGCTGAAAGAGGAGTTGTTGTGATCTTAAGTGATTGGAGTTGAAGTTCCCATTGAGATGTAAAGAGGGCAAGGGTGTCCAATTGTGTGGAGAGCCTTGCGAGACTAAGGTCTCACCAATTTGATAAAGGCaagactcaagtttgatcttcatGATCACTTGAGttaggaaagggttgaaagagaatcagtccttagtggactcctcaacgaaaACACAGGTTTTTTGTGAAATTGAACTCAAGTAAACAAATCACGTGTCTCTTTGTGCTTTTGCTTTGCCACTTGATTTGCCCCTTTCTAAGTTCTGCTTTCTTTAATTTTCATTTATGTTCTATGTTGTTGAGATCAATTCTGCACTTTCGTATAGAAGTAACAATAGCAAGTATTGAACTTAAACTTTATCTCGGACTAATCTTTCTTGTTCTAGCACTTAAAGATATAAATCTCGAATCAAGTTttgttgattaagttaaaatttcaggttttgcctaatctctccctctaggtgactttcaggtaCACAGTGACTCAACTGTCGGCAATGACAAACACTAATGTCTAGATGTCGTGGATTGTTTGGTGCCCACCGAACATGTCATGTGAGTTCTAGCATCTAATGAAGGCTAACAAATTCTGGTGGCTTCGTAGAAACTGCAGTGGGGTTCCAACGGCTAGTTAAAATTGGACAATCTATATATACCCCTCCAACCAGGCACAAATCAATGAACGAGCTAAGAAACATCACATGCAAGTTAGAGGATCATCTCTTTAGCATCCAAGCCATCCAAGTGCTCCAAAATCATAGTGTGCTTAGTATAGACATCTTGCAATAGCTTGCGATTGTGATAGAGTTGTGTGAGCACTTATGTTGAGTTAAAATTAGTGAAAATAAAAGAGAAAAAGTGATCAAACTCTTGTGGAGTTGTTGTTCCAAGTTGTAAAAAGCGATCAAGCAAGAGCCTCTGACTTTGTGTGGAGTGCCTTATTAGAGAAATTTCTCTCACCATTTTATAAGAGAAGAACTCTTGATCTTGGTGATCTCTTTATTGATGAAAGGGTTGAAACATGTCCAATTTTTATGAACTCCTCAATGGAGATGTTGGATTCTTTGTGAATCGGAACTTTGGTAAATAAATCTCGAGTCTCTTATGCCTTCTCCTTCCCATTTGCATTTTTATTTGCTCTATTAGGTAATGCTTGTTAGTCACATCAGTTGAGCTTTATCTCTTGTTATATCTTATTGCTAGCTTTCATTCCACACCTAAAGTTTTGCTAGCAgcatagcaagcaaattatctttgAATACATCTTGGCTATATCACACTAACCTGCAAAGTAAGAACATTCGGACTATATTTTTGTATTTGCGTAAGAATTTTCAGGTGTTGTctatttacccccccccccccccccaggaaaCTTTCACATACCCAATGACATGGAAGCATGCCCCTTACGGCAGGTACAGTTACAATTAAAGAAGCACATTCTATATTTTGTGCtgtacatgatcaaaggcatggcCCTACATATGGCTCCACGACCCACATAAGATCGAGTTATTATATCTTAGCTGACCGAACCCATGGCTTAGTTAATATGTAAATCTCTTTCCTCTCTTGGTCCATCAAAGGGAATAATAGTAACAGTTGGAAAGGGATATAGGTTGAAGAAACATAGACTCACACAAATACAAATGTTAGATCACTTATCCTAAAGGAGTGCAAGTGCAATACCTAAGGACAGGCATAGGCATAAGGGACCAATAGACTATAATGCTCTCTAGAACCATGTGGGAAGGGAGAGCTAGGTGGTCATGAGTTTTATTTACCATTGCGTTAATCCATTAACCATAGAGGGCATAGGGTATTACTAGttagttgcccgtgcgttgcaacagtaTTTATATATCATACAAGTACACCTTACTTAAATGAAATATTTGACCGATCTATCTTTTGTATAACACAAAGAAACATGAGCTACAGAGGTAGAGGATGGGCACTCTGATCCAAACGATCACGATTTGATCCTAGCATCCTCCATTTTTTCAACAAAAATCACGCTTTAAAGGTGTAGAGAGAGATAGTTGTTTCCTCAGTCTACACACACTCGATAAATCAGCCACTTGTTCAATACGAGAAGACCCCAAAAGAGGGTTGTCATCCTTCAAGCGAGCAACTGAAAAGAAACAGAGACATGTCGTCAGCAACGAAAAAACAAGAAATAATTAAATTGGAAAGCATGGATATATATACCATAGCGTGCAATAGCATTACTCTAAAAAACATGGCcattagagcaactccaaaagttCCCTTAAAAATTGTTCGCCAAAACTTATGATTGGGGGCTGTTAGAAAAAAAATTCCTAAAAAGATGTAAACCTACACCAGAATGTTAATAACTTCCCTGAAAATTTTTAAAACTAAAAACTGGGCTACAACAAGCTGTATTGGGCCACCGAAGGCTGTTCGGCTGACTCATTTCCCCAGCCCCTCCCCTTCTGTTGATTCAGTATCAGACAATAGGGATACAGGTACAAATGAACACACATGTTGCTAGGAAAACAAATGATAAGTGATTCTACAGATGCTTAAAGGTTGCCAGGAACACACAAGTTTCCAGGGAACACCTTATCAACAGTTCTAGCTGACGTTGAGTTAGCTCTAGCTCATCCTTCTATAGAACTTATATGCATTTTATCTATCTTCCCCTTTGTGTTGTAAGGGAAAAAAGAACTGTTCTTCCCATTAACGTAACAAAACAATTCTCAGGGCACAACTTAGTTGAAGGTTGAGATAAAGAACTGCATACTGTTGGCTGTGTGCTCCATTGCTACAGAAGAGAACACGGAAAGGTCCAGTTAGTTTCGATTCAAAGCCGACAATTAGGTTTTGGGATGCATTTTGGTCGCCTCTTGGAGGTGCTCTTAGGAGTCTCCAGAACAGGAACCTGAAGATAAATTGTTAGTTCGTGAACCAAAAGTATTCAAAGATCCTAAAAGAACTTGCTGATTTTAACGATTCTTAGAAAAAACTAATCAGAATTATTATCAATATGGTTGCTCAGACAGTCCCTACCGTTGTCATAATCAACCTTGTCACCTTTCATGGTTAAAAAATATAAATTCCCCCAAAACAAAAAATGTGCACATGAATCCACACTTTTACCCCACCCGAAAGAACCCAAAAGAGCAAAACTGAAAAAACAATAACCATAGACATAGCAATATGATGCCTGtcttattattgttcatgatagcattcccgacgaggtccAGAACCTGTTCACAAAAGGAAACAAAGTGAATCGACACTCGAGAATTAATATCCCAAATTTGAACAATGGAAAGAGATCTGACTTTTCAGATCATCGATGGATAAGAGAGTTGGTCAAGTGAGAGTAGTTATCTCTAGAATTATTACCACAAATCATTGGATTTCCGGCCATGCTATATAGACAAACAATAAAATCAAAGTGTGACTACACAAACAGCAATCCTCTGCACGCGTACAAAACGCACCACACTTGCAAGCAAAACTCTATGGCATGGTGACTGTGAGCAGAAGACAACCCGCCGCCGTGAGAAGAACCACTCAGAAAAGGCCCCTCTAGATCAACACCGGGAATCCTAGATCGAGCAAGAAGCCCGGGCCTTTGCACGTGACCATGCTGGCCACGCCAGGGTTGGGCCACCTGATCccgctggcggagctggccaagcTCCTGGCGGTGCGGCGCGACATCCCGACCATGCTCATCAACTTTGCGTCCGTGGCGTCGGCCACGCAGCGCGAGTTGGTGTTGAATTGAATAGAACTGTGATAGGTTGGTATTTGTGTAGGAACTTTTCTTGAAAGAATTTACAAGGGTCGATTCCTGCAAGTATTTGTAACTTGACGAATTGAAAGAGTGCAGGTCTATCCAAAGGCATCAAACTTACCAAACCTAACAGCAGCCATTGTCATGCTTCAAAGACCACCATGCTCAAAAGAAATTTAATAGAGTGCTGCAGGTAAGGGCCAAGCTCAATAGATCAGGCTGTGCCACTTAATCCAATAGTCCCCAGCAACTCCTACATAAGTGAAATTAAAACAAAATATAAATGAAACTGTAACATCTTTAGACATGCGAACCAAATTTCACTGCAAGAAAATAGAAAACAATGAAATGATAGACTACACATGTTAAGAATTATTTGTAATAGATACTTGTTGTTTCCCAGGGAAGGGAATGGATTGGTAAATGCGGTGCTAGTATCACTGACATCAGAATAAACAGTTCTCGCGTTGTTGCCGCCGTCCGTCACCTCGTGGGTGATGCCGCCCGTCGACCTCTCCGAGACTCCGAcctgccccgcgccgccgcctTCGAGACGCTCATGACCTAGGAGTGCACGCGCTCACTCTCGATGCTCGCGGGCCTGCTCGTGGAGCTCCGCGACACCACCCGCCTCGTCGCGTTCGTGACCGACCAGTTCGGGATAACCTTCTTCACCGCTGCACATGACGCCAGCGTGACCGCACGGTGCCTCTTCATGCCCATGAACCTTCATGCGCTCTCACTTGTCCTCCACCTCCCCGAGCAGGCCTCCTTCATGCCCGGCGAGTTTCGGGACCTTGCCGAGCCGGTGCGCCTGCCCGGCTGCGTGCCCATCCCGGGGCCCAACATCGTCTTGCCATTCCAGTCCCTGTGGACGCGGACAGGGCCGGGACTGCCCTCGACACCGTCGGTGGCGGTCGAGACGCGGGCAGAGAGGGCCCGACGGAGGTGGAGCAGCGGAAGGGGCATGTGGGCAGGAGCGGAAGGGCGAGGGCGCCCAGGGAGGCGTGGAGCACGGGCATCGGCCCCGACAGTATTCCGAGCATCGCGACGGCGGGGTGGGGGAATGGACCTATGCGGGGCGGTCGCAGAGTGTGGGCGAAGAAGGGGGTGGTTGTGGACAAGACGAAGCGACGGCGGGGTGGGGGAATGGACCTATGCGGATGCGGGGGGAGCGGGACGCGGCTGGGGGAGCGGGGCACGCGGGCTGCCATGGATTGGCGCAATTTGTGGGCTCGCGTCGCACAAGGAAAGGGGGAGCGGGGCGCGGGGGAAGCCGACACTGTTGGGGGAGCGGGGCAAGGCTGCCACGCCGTCCCGCGATTTGTGGGCAATCTCGCCGATCTCGCGTCGCGCAAGGAAAAAGGAGCCGGGCGCGCGGGCAGCCATGGATGGAAGCTGGCGCTGCTCCCGCGGTTGGGGGAGCGGGGCACGCGGGCTGCCGGAGCGGGGGACTGGTTTGTGGGCTCGCGTCGCGCAGAAAGGCAGAATGCGATGCaaaggcagaaccgtgcaccaaagAAAATGTGGACGTCTACACTACTGACTTATGTAGTAGTAGAGATTATGCACTCACCACTTGCTGGTATGTAACCATGCCCAGGTTCAACACATGCGCGGTGTTTTTAACGTGAAATGCACTACACGGAGGTGTGTACCGCATCGTGATTGACTGTCTAAGCTTTTACAATGTGAAACAAATACTAGTGTTTTGGTTACGTGTGTATAATTAATGTGCCCATGCATGATGACATTAACTTCATTTTATGCCGCATGCCTGCACAGACCGTGCCTGCACTGCGGGCACGTCGCCCTGCCAGCCAGCGTCTGCTCCACGCAGTGGCCGTGGAAAACGTGCCCACACCCCGGCCACGCCGCCAGTCCGCTCTCCAGCGGATCCAAGCACAGGGAGCAATCCCCCTCGGCGACGACCATCCTCCGCTTCGCCGTCCGCACGCCGTCGTCCTCGTCCGCGTCTCCGCCCTCCTCGCGCCGCACCGTCTCCGGAAGCTGCAGCTCCATGCCGACGTGGTAGTACTCGGGCCACGCCTCGCCCGCGGTGGCCTCCAGCGCGCCGCGCACGTGCTCCATGCGCTCCATCGTGTAGTCCTCTCGCCGGAGGATGCCCGCGTCGACGACCACCTGAAGGCGCGTAGCTTGCGGCGGGATGGCGTTGATCACTAGCGCCGCCAGGATCGACCACAGGTCCCCGAGCTCCTGGCGGAAGAGGCCGGGGTAGATGAGTGGGCAAAGAGACGAGCCGGCCCACGCCAGAGCGCCCCGCATGTTCCCGGCGGGTGGGACGGCGAACCGGAGCCAGTGCAGCTTCGTCCTCCGGCACGCCTCCACGCCGCGCCGCCCGCTCCACGTCCTCGAGAACCGGGTGTAGCGGTACAGCACGAGGATCTCCTTGTCACTGCCTCCTCCTTGTTGGCTCCCGGTACCGGCGGCGATCCGCATGAAGCCTGCGGTGTTATTGACAGTGGCGAACTGCGCTGGCCCAAAAGAAACCCCCCGTCCGGCGCGTCGACGAGCGCGATGCTGTTGCTCTTGATGCTGCTCTCCCCGGCGTCACCGACCTTGCTCGGCTGAcggtcttcgtcgtcgtcgtcgtcgtcgtcttcgtcgtcgtcgtcgctgtcgTTTCGCTCCGCCATCTCCTCCTCGGTAAGGGGCTCGTACTCCACCCGCTGCCTCTCCTCCTCCGGGAGCACTTCTTCCGCGTAGAtgtcgtcgtcctcctcgtcgGGCTCTCCCTCGTCTTCTGGATTCGCCGAGTCAAGGTAGTAGCCGTACAAGCGGACAGTGGACGACGCGGAATCGTGGCGGAAGACGAACTCGCTGTCGCCGACCAAGGGCGGCTGGGCGGCGACGGCACTGGCCGGGTCGATCACCTGGGACAACCAGGAGGTGACGAAGCGTTGGTCCTCCGGCAAGCTCACGCTCCTGGTCCCGCCACTGCAGCGCGGCGGCTCCTCCGGCTCCATTATTGCCTCAGATCAGATGGACGGGCGTCGACGAGGAGAGGCCAAGACAGAAGAATTCGATAGCAAAAGCGAGTTGGTGGTGTTGTGGTGGCCCTGCGGCTTGGCTTGTTGAGAACTTGAGATCTGTCGGGTCCGCAGTTTTCGCAACAAAATGTTAAGATTGTAGTTTCAGTTTGCAGTTTCTGTTAGATTGGATCGTTGGGTATTGAGTCCGGTTAGGATTTAGTCGAGTTTCAGGATTGTATGTTAAGTGAATCCTGGGTATAAATACCTTCGTTTATTAGTTTCTGTAATAGGAAGAGAGATGAAAATAAAAGTTTAGTTTCTTCCAACGCATATTAATTACCATTGTTTTCTGAAACTGAGTTCAGTGTTCCTGTTCGTGTTCTTGCTGTTGCCGTCCGAGATGGAATTTCaaatttttaaaaaaatattttttGTTTTTCTCAATCGAAAA harbors:
- the LOC103642511 gene encoding uncharacterized protein; this translates as MRIAAGTGSQQGGGSDKEILVLYRYTRFSRTWSGRRGVEACRRTKLHWLRFAVPPAGNMRGALAWAGSSLCPLIYPGLFRQELGDLWSILAALVINAIPPQATRLQVVVDAGILRREDYTMERMEHVRGALEATAGEAWPEYYHVGMELQLPETVRREEGGDADEDDGVRTAKRRMVVAEGDCSLCLDPLESGLAAWPGCGHVFHGHCVEQTLAGRATCPQCRHGLCRHAA